Proteins encoded in a region of the Terriglobia bacterium genome:
- a CDS encoding alpha/beta hydrolase: MIRYIFACYLSILCLSHGTFGQVAKGEQPLAALSAIDSEYRKFDDLLSFLRKRNALQYAISSPKGIDEANYVPVGGIEQWITIRGQDRDNPVLLFLHGGPGDVTNLWTFALFAPWQKYFTVVQWDQRGAGRTLRKSGPSIAPTITVDRMAQDGIELTEYLRKHLGKEKIIIVGHSWGSVLGLRMAKARPDLFYAYVGTGQVAYGSSRSSYSSAVYDALLKKAKAVGDHRAIEELTHAGPPPYKSGDGPRVLHKWANEFEGAWEFLYGTLGLALVAPGNSVQDIYDNEEGQVLSADRLVPQTRSIGPAELGLEFSIPIFVFQGEEDFTSPTALARQYLESIKAPRKEFVPISGGGHFAVFMHSDQFLRELVKRVRPLPVGP, translated from the coding sequence ATGATCCGATACATATTTGCTTGTTACCTTTCGATCTTGTGTCTGTCCCATGGGACGTTTGGGCAGGTTGCCAAAGGAGAGCAGCCGCTTGCCGCACTCTCAGCCATTGACTCGGAATATCGCAAGTTTGATGACCTGCTTTCCTTCCTGCGGAAGCGCAACGCACTACAATATGCGATTTCGTCTCCAAAGGGCATCGACGAGGCAAACTACGTCCCGGTAGGCGGCATCGAGCAATGGATCACAATCCGCGGCCAGGATCGTGACAATCCCGTGTTGCTCTTCCTTCACGGTGGGCCTGGTGATGTGACCAATCTCTGGACATTTGCATTATTCGCTCCATGGCAGAAGTACTTCACGGTGGTGCAATGGGACCAGAGAGGCGCCGGCAGGACGTTGAGAAAAAGCGGCCCATCCATTGCGCCGACCATCACCGTCGATCGCATGGCGCAAGACGGTATCGAGCTGACAGAATATCTGAGGAAACATCTGGGCAAGGAAAAGATCATCATTGTAGGCCATTCCTGGGGTTCAGTCCTCGGTCTCCGAATGGCGAAGGCGAGACCCGATCTCTTCTACGCGTACGTGGGCACCGGCCAGGTCGCCTACGGCAGCAGCAGAAGCTCTTACTCTTCTGCCGTCTATGATGCGCTATTGAAGAAGGCAAAAGCCGTAGGTGATCACCGCGCCATCGAGGAATTGACCCACGCAGGTCCACCACCTTACAAGTCTGGCGATGGCCCCCGCGTGCTGCACAAGTGGGCGAATGAATTTGAGGGCGCATGGGAGTTCCTGTATGGGACCCTCGGTCTCGCGCTCGTGGCTCCCGGCAATTCTGTGCAAGATATCTATGACAACGAAGAGGGCCAGGTGTTGAGCGCCGATCGCCTCGTCCCGCAGACCCGGTCCATCGGACCGGCAGAGCTTGGCCTGGAATTCTCCATTCCGATATTTGTTTTTCAGGGTGAGGAGGATTTCACGAGTCCAACTGCGCTCGCTCGGCAGTACCTCGAATCCATCAAAGCGCCCCGCAAAGAGTTTGTGCCGATCAGCGGTGGCGGACATTTTGCAGTGTTCATGCACTCCGATCAATTTCTGCGGGAGCTCGTCAAGCGGGTGCGCCCGCTGCCTGTAGGGCCCTGA